One stretch of Pseudomonadota bacterium DNA includes these proteins:
- a CDS encoding type IV toxin-antitoxin system AbiEi family antitoxin domain-containing protein — translation MRTKANKTDALLRLARKGPVRARDLDAAGIPRAYLFRLCERGLLERVDRGLYGLVNATVTEHHTLAEVGKRVPHAIVCLLSALQVHGLTTELPHAVWVMIDRHARLPKIAYPVLEVVRASGVAREHGVMVRKIEGVQVCLTTPAKTVADCFRYRRRVGLEVALQALRDYLRKHRDGTSAIIEAARADRVYAILRPYLEALV, via the coding sequence ATGAGGACCAAGGCGAACAAGACCGATGCCCTCCTCCGGCTCGCCCGCAAGGGGCCCGTGCGCGCCCGGGATCTCGACGCCGCCGGCATCCCGCGCGCCTACCTGTTCCGCCTCTGCGAGCGCGGCCTTCTCGAACGTGTCGATCGGGGGCTCTACGGCCTGGTCAATGCCACGGTCACGGAACACCACACCCTGGCCGAGGTCGGCAAACGAGTCCCCCACGCCATCGTCTGCCTCCTCAGCGCGCTCCAGGTGCACGGGCTGACCACCGAGCTGCCCCACGCGGTCTGGGTGATGATCGATCGCCACGCCCGCCTGCCGAAGATCGCGTACCCGGTACTTGAGGTGGTGCGCGCCAGCGGAGTCGCACGCGAGCACGGTGTCATGGTCCGCAAGATCGAAGGCGTGCAGGTGTGCCTCACCACGCCTGCCAAAACCGTCGCGGACTGCTTCCGCTACCGACGTCGTGTGGGTCTGGAAGTGGCGCTTCAGGCTCTGCGCGACTATCTTCGAAAACACCGCGACGGCACGAGCGCCATTATCGAAGCTGCCCGCGCCGACCGCGTGTACGCGATCCTGCGGCCGTACCTGGAGGCGCTCGTTTGA
- a CDS encoding excisionase family DNA-binding protein, producing MRDDLDSYIIKALARALEPAVSEAVKRSVARAIDPTIVNLIQYTVGKELEGSLRVNLERTLKDLTSEAAKRTHMTDGPATQPLPSDRLLTVKEAAQHLSIGKSTLWRRVKSGELPSYKVGQRARRFRLEDVEALVRRL from the coding sequence ATGCGCGACGATCTCGATTCTTACATCATCAAAGCGCTCGCCCGCGCCCTGGAACCCGCCGTCTCCGAGGCTGTGAAGCGGTCGGTGGCGCGGGCCATCGACCCGACCATCGTCAATCTTATCCAGTACACCGTGGGGAAGGAACTCGAAGGCTCGCTCCGCGTGAACCTTGAACGCACGCTGAAGGACCTGACCAGCGAGGCGGCGAAGCGCACCCACATGACGGACGGACCCGCGACCCAGCCGTTGCCCTCGGATCGGCTCCTCACTGTCAAGGAGGCGGCCCAGCACCTCTCCATCGGCAAGTCGACACTGTGGCGGCGCGTGAAGAGCGGCGAGCTGCCCTCGTACAAGGTCGGGCAGCGCGCCCGCAGGTTCAGGCTGGAGGACGTCGAGGCGCTGGTGAGGAGGCTGTAG
- a CDS encoding nucleotidyl transferase AbiEii/AbiGii toxin family protein, with translation MRARLLRLARERGEDFQLVLVRYANERLLYRLSGSGHGTQFALKGATLFTLWTGQPHRSTRDIDLLGSGEASEERLREIFSEVLALDVGDDGVVFDAGSLEVGPIREDQEYGGIRVTLVAHVEAATAHLQIDVGFGDAITPPATVLELPTLLDFPAPRLRAYPRETAVAEKLEAMVKLGLANSRMKDFYDLVAMSRMLEFEGEVLVRAVRATFARRKTPLPEGLPVALTAAFAEDPTKRTQWKAFIRKVGDPDVVDLFDAIEQIVRFAAIPLAAAATGETWNAAWPAGGPWQK, from the coding sequence GTGAGAGCGCGCCTCCTCCGCCTCGCTCGGGAGCGCGGTGAGGACTTCCAGCTCGTGCTTGTGCGCTACGCCAATGAGCGCCTGCTCTACCGGCTCTCGGGTTCCGGGCACGGGACGCAGTTCGCGCTCAAGGGCGCGACCCTGTTCACCCTGTGGACCGGGCAACCCCATCGCTCGACTCGGGACATCGATCTCCTGGGCTCCGGCGAGGCGAGCGAGGAGCGCCTACGCGAAATCTTCAGCGAGGTGCTCGCGCTCGACGTCGGCGATGACGGCGTGGTCTTCGACGCAGGGTCGCTCGAAGTCGGCCCGATCCGCGAGGACCAGGAGTACGGCGGGATCCGCGTGACGCTCGTCGCACACGTCGAGGCCGCCACCGCACACCTCCAGATCGACGTGGGCTTCGGGGACGCGATCACGCCCCCGGCAACCGTGCTCGAGCTCCCGACGCTCCTCGACTTCCCGGCACCGAGGCTGCGCGCGTACCCACGGGAGACGGCCGTGGCCGAGAAGCTGGAGGCGATGGTCAAGCTGGGGCTCGCGAACAGCCGCATGAAGGACTTCTACGACCTCGTGGCCATGTCGCGGATGCTGGAGTTCGAGGGAGAGGTGCTCGTGCGGGCCGTGCGCGCGACGTTTGCGCGGAGGAAGACGCCGCTGCCCGAAGGGCTCCCCGTGGCGCTGACCGCGGCCTTTGCCGAAGACCCGACCAAGCGCACACAGTGGAAAGCGTTCATACGCAAGGTTGGCGACCCCGACGTCGTCGACCTCTTCGACGCGATCGAACAGATCGTCCGCTTCGCGGCCATTCCTCTGGCCGCCGCTGCGACCGGCGAAACGTGGAACGCCGCCTGGCCGGCAGGCGGTCCCTGGCAGAAGTAG